A genomic window from Massilia sp. METH4 includes:
- a CDS encoding response regulator, whose amino-acid sequence MNMTDALEALKPMAPAPHVLHVDADDTTALILATLLVPEIRVSRAATMDDAGTRLAVEKFDLIIVDADLPDGDGQVLVDAVRARGCHTPVLLYSARQPSLHHQAHAYLPKPWTSPRQLWQAVCRLLELDMAVNR is encoded by the coding sequence ATGAACATGACCGACGCCCTCGAGGCTCTCAAACCGATGGCCCCCGCTCCCCACGTGCTGCACGTGGATGCCGACGATACCACCGCCCTGATCCTGGCCACCCTGCTGGTGCCGGAAATCCGCGTGAGCCGCGCGGCGACGATGGACGATGCCGGCACGCGCCTGGCCGTCGAGAAATTCGACCTGATCATCGTCGACGCCGACCTGCCGGACGGTGACGGCCAGGTGCTCGTCGATGCGGTGCGCGCGCGCGGCTGCCACACGCCTGTGCTGCTGTACTCGGCACGCCAGCCCAGCCTGCACCACCAGGCCCATGCCTACCTGCCGAAACCGTGGACCTCGCCCCGCCAGCTGTGGCAGGCCGTATGCCGGCTGCTGGAGCTCGACATGGCGGTCAACCGGTAA
- a CDS encoding response regulator, with translation MPAQAAAAKRLILIVDDDQLLAEFLSVVLRNAGYETVQAHSADHALRLVAEREPDMALLDIHMPGMSGLELAKQLNRETSVPFMFLSGRGDADAGKQAAAYGAVGFLVKPVDEKQLMPAFEAGLARADEIRQLRRTELNLNAALAAGRETSLAVGLLMCKFQTDRNTAFEVLRDHARSSRRKVNEVADQLLAAEETLNGLHAAFNARLKK, from the coding sequence ATGCCCGCACAAGCCGCCGCCGCGAAACGCCTGATCCTGATCGTCGACGACGACCAGTTGCTCGCCGAATTCCTGAGCGTGGTGCTGCGCAACGCCGGGTACGAGACGGTGCAGGCACACTCGGCCGACCACGCGCTGCGCCTGGTGGCCGAGCGCGAGCCGGACATGGCGCTGCTGGACATTCACATGCCCGGCATGTCGGGCCTGGAACTGGCCAAGCAGCTCAACCGCGAAACGTCGGTGCCGTTCATGTTCCTGTCCGGCCGCGGCGATGCGGATGCGGGCAAGCAGGCCGCCGCGTACGGTGCCGTGGGATTCCTCGTCAAGCCGGTCGATGAAAAGCAATTGATGCCCGCCTTCGAGGCAGGGCTGGCGCGGGCGGACGAGATCCGCCAGCTGCGCCGCACCGAACTGAACCTGAACGCCGCGCTGGCGGCCGGCCGCGAGACGAGCCTTGCCGTGGGCTTGTTGATGTGCAAGTTCCAGACGGACCGCAACACCGCTTTCGAAGTCCTGCGCGACCACGCGCGGTCCAGCCGTCGCAAGGTCAACGAGGTGGCGGACCAGCTGCTTGCCGCCGAGGAAACGTTGAATGGTTTGCATGCGGCTTTTAATGCACGACTGAAGAAATAA
- a CDS encoding S-(hydroxymethyl)glutathione dehydrogenase/class III alcohol dehydrogenase → MKTRAAVAWKAGAPLTIEEVELGGPKEGEVLVEIKATGICHTDYYTLSGADPEGLFPAILGHEGAGIVVDVGPGVKSLRKDDHVIPLYTPECRQCKFCLSQKTNLCQAIRSTQGRGLMPDATSRFSLDGKPIFHYMGTSTFSNYIVVPEIALAKIREDAPFDKVCYIGCGVTTGVGAVLFTAKVEAGASVVVFGLGGIGLNVIQAARMVGADKIIGIDINPGREAMARKFGMTHFINPNDVENVVDAIIQLTDGGADYSFECVGNTTLMRQALECCHKGWGKSIIIGVAAAGQEISTRPFQLVTGREWKGSAFGGARGRTDVPKIVDWYMDGKINIDDLITHKLSLDQINEGFDLMKKGESIRSVVMY, encoded by the coding sequence ATGAAAACCAGGGCAGCAGTGGCATGGAAGGCGGGTGCTCCGCTGACGATCGAAGAGGTCGAACTGGGCGGACCGAAGGAAGGCGAAGTCCTGGTCGAGATCAAGGCCACCGGCATTTGCCACACCGATTACTACACGCTGTCCGGCGCCGATCCGGAAGGGCTGTTCCCGGCCATCCTCGGCCATGAAGGCGCCGGCATCGTCGTCGACGTCGGGCCGGGCGTGAAGAGCCTCAGGAAGGACGATCACGTCATTCCGCTGTACACGCCGGAATGCCGCCAGTGCAAGTTCTGCCTGTCGCAAAAGACCAACCTGTGCCAGGCGATCCGCTCCACCCAGGGCCGCGGCCTGATGCCGGATGCGACGAGCCGCTTCTCCCTCGACGGCAAGCCCATCTTCCACTACATGGGCACCTCCACGTTCTCGAATTACATCGTGGTGCCCGAAATCGCGCTGGCGAAGATCCGCGAGGATGCGCCGTTCGACAAGGTCTGCTACATCGGTTGCGGCGTGACCACGGGCGTGGGCGCCGTGCTGTTCACCGCCAAGGTGGAAGCGGGTGCCAGCGTGGTCGTGTTCGGCCTGGGCGGCATCGGCCTGAACGTGATCCAGGCGGCCAGGATGGTGGGCGCCGACAAGATCATCGGCATCGACATCAATCCGGGCCGCGAGGCGATGGCGCGCAAATTCGGCATGACGCACTTCATCAACCCGAACGATGTCGAGAACGTCGTCGATGCGATTATCCAGCTGACGGATGGCGGCGCCGACTACAGCTTCGAATGCGTGGGCAATACCACGCTGATGCGCCAGGCGCTCGAGTGCTGCCACAAGGGCTGGGGCAAGTCGATCATCATCGGCGTGGCGGCGGCCGGCCAGGAAATTTCCACGCGGCCGTTCCAGCTCGTGACGGGCCGTGAATGGAAGGGTTCCGCCTTCGGCGGCGCCCGCGGCCGCACCGACGTGCCGAAGATCGTAGACTGGTATATGGACGGCAAGATCAATATCGACGACCTGATCACCCACAAGCTGTCGCTCGACCAGATCAACGAAGGCTTCGACCTGATGAAGAAGGGCGAGTCGATCCGCTCGGTCGTGATGTATTGA